A single genomic interval of Nodosilinea sp. PGN35 harbors:
- a CDS encoding metal ABC transporter ATP-binding protein yields MLEVQNLSVNYRGWPALEDVSLSLGAGELVGLIGPNGAGKSTLIQALLGLVPCRGQVLLQGAPLRRRRRSVAYVPQRSRIDWDYPITAGQVAMMAQSALAGWLRRPSQRARQRVTVALERVDMLHLCDRPIGQLSGGQQQRVFLARALAQNADLLLLDEPFTGIDKKTEALMLAIFAELQAEGKTLVVCSHEWGDALHRYDRLLLLNRRLLADDTPQAVMTFDNIQRAYGQGPEPSGAIASYADFFC; encoded by the coding sequence ATGCTAGAGGTTCAAAACCTGTCTGTCAACTATCGGGGTTGGCCTGCCCTAGAGGACGTTTCTCTGTCGCTGGGGGCAGGGGAGCTGGTGGGGTTAATTGGCCCCAACGGCGCGGGCAAAAGCACCCTAATTCAAGCGCTGCTGGGGCTGGTGCCCTGCCGAGGGCAGGTGCTCTTGCAGGGGGCACCGCTGCGGCGACGGCGGCGGTCGGTGGCCTACGTGCCCCAGCGATCGCGCATCGACTGGGACTACCCCATTACCGCTGGGCAGGTGGCGATGATGGCCCAGTCGGCCCTGGCGGGGTGGTTGCGGCGGCCCAGCCAGCGGGCGCGGCAGCGGGTTACTGTGGCCCTGGAACGGGTGGATATGCTGCATCTGTGCGATCGCCCCATCGGCCAGCTCTCCGGTGGCCAGCAGCAGCGCGTGTTTCTGGCTCGCGCCCTGGCCCAAAATGCCGACCTGCTGCTGCTGGACGAACCCTTCACCGGCATCGACAAAAAAACCGAAGCCCTGATGCTGGCCATCTTTGCCGAACTCCAGGCCGAGGGCAAAACCCTGGTGGTGTGCAGCCACGAGTGGGGCGACGCCCTGCACCGCTATGACCGTCTGCTGCTGCTCAACCGCCGCCTGCTGGCCGACGACACCCCCCAGGCGGTGATGACCTTCGACAACATCCAGCGGGCCTACGGCCAGGGGCCAGAACCCAGCGGGGCGATCGCCTCCTACGCCGACTTTTTTTGCTGA
- a CDS encoding metal ABC transporter substrate-binding protein: MFLHTVVQSGPRSLGRWGAAIALAVGLAGCSGNGGPVADSEADAPGAQADSPVVVATTSVLCDLTQQIAETTVALTCLLDPGTDPHTYQVRPSDRQALEQANLILYDGYDSAPSLISLVESSTTAAERVAVYEQAVPNPRLGEAHDHDHGHEAHDHSHDHDHSHDHDHADQGDGHDHSATADAGLVPDPHIWHSASHNAAMASVIADRLAEINPDQADLYAENASRLGSQFAEIDRWIQTQVATVPADQRQLVTTHDAFGYFAEAYDFEVKGALSGLSTDEKPTPGALTALVEQVKAAQVPAIFAETTTNPQLIETVAKDAGVAVAEQPLFVEGPGGPGSGAETLQAMLVVNTCVIVEALGGSCDRASAPL; encoded by the coding sequence ATGTTTTTACACACGGTTGTTCAGTCAGGCCCTCGGTCCCTGGGGCGATGGGGGGCGGCGATCGCCTTGGCGGTGGGGCTGGCGGGGTGCAGCGGCAACGGCGGCCCGGTGGCCGACTCCGAGGCTGACGCTCCAGGGGCTCAGGCGGACAGCCCGGTGGTCGTCGCCACGACCAGCGTGCTTTGCGACCTCACCCAGCAGATTGCCGAAACCACCGTCGCCCTCACCTGCCTGCTCGACCCCGGCACCGACCCCCACACCTACCAGGTCAGACCCTCCGATCGCCAGGCCCTGGAGCAGGCCAACCTCATTCTCTACGATGGCTACGACTCTGCACCCAGCTTGATTAGCCTGGTCGAAAGCAGCACCACGGCGGCGGAGCGGGTGGCTGTTTACGAGCAGGCGGTACCCAACCCGCGCCTGGGCGAGGCCCACGACCACGACCACGGCCACGAAGCCCACGACCACAGTCACGACCATGATCACAGTCACGACCACGACCATGCCGATCAGGGCGATGGGCACGACCACAGCGCTACCGCCGATGCCGGTTTGGTGCCCGACCCGCACATCTGGCACAGCGCCAGCCACAATGCCGCTATGGCATCGGTGATTGCCGATCGCCTGGCTGAAATCAACCCCGATCAGGCCGATCTCTACGCCGAGAACGCCAGCCGTCTGGGCTCACAGTTTGCTGAAATCGACCGCTGGATTCAGACCCAGGTGGCGACAGTACCCGCCGACCAGCGCCAGCTCGTCACCACCCACGATGCTTTTGGCTACTTTGCCGAGGCCTACGACTTTGAGGTCAAGGGGGCGCTCAGCGGCCTCAGCACCGACGAAAAGCCGACTCCTGGCGCGCTGACAGCCCTGGTCGAGCAGGTCAAGGCCGCCCAGGTGCCCGCCATTTTTGCCGAAACCACCACCAACCCCCAGCTGATTGAAACCGTTGCCAAGGATGCGGGCGTTGCCGTAGCCGAGCAGCCCCTCTTTGTGGAAGGGCCGGGTGGCCCAGGCAGTGGGGCCGAAACCCTGCAAGCCATGCTGGTGGTCAATACCTGCGTCATTGTGGAGGCGCTGGGGGGCAGCTGCGATCGCGCCAGCGCTCCGCTTTAG